In Vibrio sp. NTOU-M3, the following proteins share a genomic window:
- a CDS encoding isochorismatase family protein — MAIPKIAGYEIPEVDTFPDNKVNWSIEPDKAVLLVHDMQEYFINFFDKAKQPIPHLLRNVQNIAQTARHANIPVVYTAQPANQDPKERALLTDFWGTGLTQETEIIAEVAPEQGDIQYKKWRYSAFKKTPLLDWMRETGRDQLIIVGVYGHIGILSTALDAFMLDIKPFIVGDAIADFSLEDHQYALKYVAGRAGCIKSMSQVINEIAQGGQLKSELSLASMRVDVAEILDMDLEDVDVDENLMFLGLDSIRAMTLFEAWRKQGIDIAFSDIMQKTTLREWWQMIESNLEVAA; from the coding sequence ATGGCGATTCCCAAGATTGCTGGCTACGAAATACCAGAAGTTGATACTTTCCCTGATAACAAAGTCAACTGGAGTATTGAGCCAGACAAAGCGGTGTTATTGGTTCACGACATGCAGGAATACTTTATTAACTTCTTTGATAAGGCCAAGCAACCTATCCCACACTTACTTCGCAATGTACAAAATATCGCACAGACAGCTCGTCATGCGAATATCCCCGTGGTTTATACGGCGCAACCTGCGAATCAAGATCCTAAGGAACGTGCTTTACTAACGGATTTCTGGGGAACTGGGCTCACGCAAGAAACAGAAATCATTGCAGAAGTTGCCCCCGAACAAGGTGATATTCAGTATAAAAAATGGCGCTATAGCGCGTTTAAGAAGACGCCTCTATTAGATTGGATGAGAGAAACGGGGCGTGACCAACTGATTATTGTCGGGGTTTACGGTCATATCGGTATTTTGTCCACTGCGCTAGATGCATTTATGCTAGACATTAAGCCCTTCATTGTCGGGGATGCGATTGCAGACTTTTCTTTGGAAGATCACCAGTACGCGTTGAAATACGTTGCAGGCAGAGCGGGTTGCATTAAATCAATGTCGCAGGTTATCAATGAAATAGCACAGGGTGGGCAACTGAAGTCAGAGCTGAGCCTAGCTTCCATGCGCGTTGATGTCGCAGAGATTCTAGATATGGATCTTGAAGACGTTGATGTTGATGAGAACCTAATGTTTTTAGGCCTAGACTCCATAAGAGCAATGACGTTATTTGAAGCTTGGAGAAAGCAAGGCATTGATATTGCCTTTTCGGACATCATGCAAAAAACCACCTTAAGGGAATGGTGGCAAATGATTGAATCGAATTTGGAAGTTGCCGCTTAG
- the fepB gene encoding Fe2+-enterobactin ABC transporter substrate-binding protein, with product MMRHHYARIFIGLLFLTLLSACNDAAISDQQSKPLTVSDGWPKKITSSYGDITLTSPPKRIVSTSVSITGTLLAIDAPVIASGGTLSNSPVADKDGYFYQWRSVANERNVKPLYQGLANAEAVAKERPDLIIVSATGGDSAIKMYDQFSAIAPTLVINYDDKSWQELARLLASFTDRETQAENAIQRFNHRVVEVKERIKLPPQPTTAMVYYGDGRGANFWTVNSAQGKVLQALGFELSEIPEPLTDNHQMGRRKDIVPVNGENFADAITGQSILLFAAETPVIQQLRENKFIAHLKAVRDHHVYAMGNDSFRLDYYSSMNLLENIETLFTTQ from the coding sequence ATGATGAGACACCACTATGCGAGAATTTTTATAGGGCTGCTTTTTCTGACCTTATTGTCGGCATGCAATGATGCTGCAATTTCAGACCAGCAGTCTAAGCCATTAACTGTTTCAGACGGTTGGCCAAAGAAAATAACGTCAAGCTATGGTGACATCACACTGACATCGCCACCCAAGCGAATTGTTTCCACCAGTGTTTCGATCACAGGAACGCTTTTGGCTATTGATGCTCCAGTGATTGCTTCGGGTGGGACGCTTTCCAACAGTCCTGTCGCAGATAAAGACGGGTATTTTTATCAATGGCGCTCCGTTGCCAATGAAAGAAACGTTAAACCACTGTATCAAGGCCTAGCTAATGCAGAAGCCGTCGCCAAAGAACGACCAGATTTGATTATTGTGTCCGCAACGGGTGGTGACTCTGCAATAAAAATGTATGACCAGTTCTCAGCTATCGCTCCGACTCTGGTTATTAATTATGACGATAAAAGCTGGCAAGAGCTTGCCCGACTATTAGCATCATTTACTGATCGGGAAACGCAAGCGGAAAACGCAATTCAACGCTTCAATCATAGGGTTGTCGAAGTCAAAGAGCGCATTAAACTGCCACCTCAACCAACTACTGCCATGGTGTATTATGGCGATGGTCGTGGTGCTAATTTTTGGACAGTAAACTCCGCCCAAGGAAAAGTTTTGCAAGCCTTAGGGTTTGAGTTAAGTGAGATCCCAGAACCACTCACAGACAATCATCAAATGGGACGACGAAAAGACATTGTTCCAGTCAATGGTGAGAACTTTGCCGATGCGATAACAGGTCAATCCATACTTTTATTCGCCGCAGAAACACCTGTGATTCAGCAATTACGAGAAAATAAGTTCATCGCCCATTTGAAAGCGGTTCGAGATCACCATGTTTACGCAATGGGTAATGACTCATTTAGACTTGATTATTACAGCTCCATGAATTTACTTGAGAACATTGAAACACTATTCACTACTCAATAG